Proteins from a single region of Streptomyces spinoverrucosus:
- a CDS encoding NAD-dependent epimerase/dehydratase family protein — translation MSPERILVTGGTGFIGSHVVPLLRTASAAPDGPALRLLTHHRPGPDATGGGLETAHGDLADPASLHGLCDGVTTVLHLASRIGGTPEECRTVNEEGTRALLAEAARAGVRRIVQLGTAAVYGDGPHRGEREGRITEAPVSPTSATRLAGERLVLAAGGTVVRPYLVYGEGDTWVVPGLARLLRRLPHWVNGADSRLSLISAPVLARALTELALAPHEPTPTAGRVLHAAHPEPVTLRELLTTVCGALDLPLPTGEITLDEALHRLDAHGPGARRPLALVTVDRWYDSSALWSLLSTDPGAPFMEAFKECAPWYRQALAGTR, via the coding sequence CGGCGGCACCGGTTTCATCGGCTCGCATGTCGTCCCCCTCCTGCGGACCGCGTCCGCCGCCCCCGACGGCCCCGCCCTCCGCCTGCTCACCCACCACCGCCCCGGCCCCGACGCCACCGGCGGCGGCCTGGAAACCGCGCACGGCGACCTCGCCGACCCCGCCTCGCTGCACGGACTGTGCGACGGCGTCACCACCGTCCTCCACCTCGCCTCCCGCATCGGCGGCACCCCCGAGGAGTGCCGGACCGTCAACGAGGAGGGCACCCGCGCCCTCCTCGCCGAGGCGGCCCGGGCGGGCGTACGCCGGATCGTGCAACTCGGCACCGCCGCCGTGTACGGCGACGGACCGCACCGCGGCGAGCGCGAGGGCCGTATCACCGAGGCGCCGGTCTCCCCGACCAGCGCGACCCGCCTCGCCGGCGAGCGACTGGTCCTGGCCGCCGGCGGCACCGTCGTACGCCCGTACCTCGTCTACGGCGAGGGCGACACCTGGGTCGTCCCCGGCCTCGCGCGGTTGCTGCGCCGCCTGCCCCACTGGGTGAACGGCGCCGACTCCCGCCTGTCCCTGATCTCGGCGCCCGTCCTCGCCCGCGCCCTGACCGAACTGGCCCTCGCGCCCCACGAGCCGACACCGACCGCGGGCCGCGTCCTGCACGCCGCGCACCCCGAGCCGGTGACCCTGCGCGAACTCCTCACGACCGTCTGCGGGGCCCTGGACCTGCCCCTGCCCACCGGCGAGATCACCCTCGACGAGGCCCTGCACCGACTCGACGCCCACGGCCCCGGCGCCCGGCGCCCGCTGGCACTGGTCACCGTGGACCGCTGGTACGACAGCAGCGCCCTGTGGTCACTGCTGAGCACCGACCCGGGAGCCCCCTTCATGGAGGCGTTCAAGGAATGCGCCCCCTGGTACCGCCAAGCCCTCGCCGGCACCCGCTAG
- a CDS encoding IS701 family transposase, producing the protein MGGELAAVRCDLEDFAAEMFEPFSRADQRRWGQVYLRGLLLDGRRKSVEPMAARLGEDGNRQALANFITTSPWDAAHVRARLAWRMQHVIKPTALIVDDTGFLKDGDASACVARQYTGTAGKVTNCQAGVSLHLASDDASAAVDWRLFLPESWDPASPKADPGKVARRTRCGIPTDVGHVEKWQLALDMIDETRSWGIDVPLVVADGGYGDTAAFRLGLEERGLDYAVGISTTTTAHPETARPHTPPYGGRGPRPQPVYPEAAKTVKKLVIEAGKQTARPVQWREGSRPGSGRSGVKRMYSRFVALHVRPAGREIRKACDGPELPVCWLLAEWPADQPEPVQFWLSNLPADTPLATLVRTAKLRWRIEHDYREMKQALGLAHFEGRTWRGWHHHVTLVSVAHAFCTLQRITRSPKETASA; encoded by the coding sequence TGCTGGACGGCCGGCGCAAGTCGGTGGAACCGATGGCCGCCCGGCTGGGCGAGGACGGCAACCGGCAGGCCCTGGCGAACTTCATCACCACCAGCCCGTGGGACGCGGCGCATGTCCGCGCTCGCCTCGCCTGGCGGATGCAGCACGTGATCAAGCCGACCGCGCTGATCGTCGATGACACAGGCTTCCTCAAGGACGGGGACGCCTCGGCCTGCGTGGCCCGGCAGTACACCGGAACCGCGGGCAAGGTCACCAACTGCCAGGCCGGGGTGTCCCTGCACCTGGCCTCCGACGACGCGTCGGCTGCTGTCGACTGGCGTCTGTTCCTGCCCGAGAGCTGGGATCCCGCCTCGCCCAAGGCCGATCCGGGCAAGGTGGCCCGCCGCACCAGATGCGGCATCCCCACCGACGTCGGACACGTCGAGAAGTGGCAGCTGGCCCTGGACATGATCGACGAGACCAGGTCGTGGGGCATCGACGTCCCGCTCGTCGTCGCCGACGGCGGCTATGGCGATACCGCAGCTTTCCGCCTCGGCCTGGAAGAACGCGGGCTCGACTACGCGGTCGGCATCTCCACCACGACCACCGCCCACCCGGAAACGGCACGGCCGCATACCCCGCCCTACGGCGGTCGCGGACCCCGGCCCCAGCCGGTCTATCCCGAGGCGGCCAAGACGGTGAAGAAGCTGGTCATCGAGGCCGGCAAGCAGACAGCCCGGCCGGTGCAGTGGCGGGAAGGCTCCCGCCCGGGCAGCGGCCGCAGCGGCGTGAAGCGCATGTACTCCCGCTTCGTGGCCCTGCACGTGCGGCCCGCCGGACGCGAGATCCGCAAAGCCTGCGACGGCCCGGAGCTGCCCGTCTGCTGGCTGCTGGCCGAATGGCCCGCCGACCAGCCCGAACCCGTCCAGTTCTGGCTGTCCAACCTGCCCGCCGACACCCCACTGGCCACCCTGGTGCGCACCGCGAAACTGCGCTGGCGCATCGAGCACGACTACCGCGAGATGAAACAGGCCCTCGGCCTGGCCCACTTCGAAGGCCGCACCTGGCGAGGCTGGCACCACCACGTCACCCTCGTCTCCGTCGCCCACGCCTTCTGCACCCTCCAGCGCATCACCCGGTCCCCAAAAGAGACGGCGTCGGCCTGA